From Abyssibius alkaniclasticus:
CTGGCCGATCAACGCTTTGCCGATGAAGTGCGCGCGCAGCAGGTTTTCTGGCAGCAGCAGGGTATTCAGGGCGTGCCCGCCGTGGTGTTCGAGCGCAAGCATCTTGTCACCGGCGCGCAGGGGGTTGAAAACTACAAGAATATTCTCGACCAGCTGCTCGCAATGCGGGTTTGACCCCTAAAGCAGCACCGGCTGGCCTGTGCGGATGCTTTCATCGGCGGCGATGCAGATGCGGAGCGACTCGACGGCGTCCTGCATTTGCTGGCTCAGGTCGGCATCGCTCAGAATGGCGTTGATCACGGCGGCCTGTTCGGCATCGCACAGCGCCTGATGGTCGGGCTCGTCTGGCAGGGTAATCAGCCGGTCGCCTTCTGCGCGATGCACCAGCAGGCCACCAACCCTGGTATGCCCGCCCACATCGGCGGACGACGCCTTGTCGGCATCGGTGATGGAGACCGCGCCGCGCGGGCTGATCACGTCTTTCACAAAGAACGCGGTTTCCGACATCATCGGCCCCCAGCCCGCCTCATACCAGCCGACCGAGCCATCTTCAAAGCGCAGTTGCAACTGGCCATAATTATACATATCGGCCGGAATTTCATCGGACAGGCGCAGCCCGATACCCTGCACGCTTACGGCAGGGCTGCGGGCGATCTGGCACATCACATCGACATAATGCACACCGCAATCGACAATCGGCGAGGTGGATTGCATAAGCTGCTTATGCACCGCCCATTCAGCGCCATGCGATTGCTGGTTGAGGTTCATGCGAAACACGAACGGGCCGCCAAGCGCGCGGCTTTCCGCGATCAGCCGGATCCATGACGGGTGGTGGCGCAGAATATAGCCGACAATCAGCTTGCGCCCGGTTTCATGCGCCTTGTCCACAACAGCCTGTGCATCGGCCACATTTGGGGCCAGCGGTTTTTCAACAAACACATGCGCGCCCGCCTCCATTGCGGCAATGGCCTGGGGGGCATGGGCATCGGAATAGGTGGCAATGACCACAAGATCGGGCCTGCTGGTCATGCCATCTTCAAAACTGCGAAACATGGGATAGCCCGCCAGCGCATCGGGCAAGGCGCGCGCCGAACGGTTGACGATGCCCACAATCTGCGCGCGCGGGTCGGCGTGGTGGGCAAATGCGTGCGACAGGCCCATATTGCCGACACCCACAATCAGAACACGCAGCATGGCAGACCCTTTCTAAACTGTAATCCGGCGCATGGCACCGACATCGACAACCCTGCCCGTTTGGCGTGAGCCGATTGCCGCGAATGCCAGCGCAAGCGAGCGGAGGTTGTCTTGCGCGCCATTGGCAGGCTCGGTGCCGTCTTCAATGGCCACCAGCAATGCACCCATAGCGCCACGAAACCCGTCATTGAACCATGTGCCCTGCAAATCGGGCCGGGCCTGGCCCTGTGCGGTTGTCAGCCGCACCTGCTGCTGGCCAAGATCGGGGCCATCGCTGCACAGGCTGCCCTTTGTGCCGGCAATATAGGTTGTGTCGCGCGGCCCAAACGGGGTGCCGCCATCCAGTGTCAGGCTGGCCTGGCCCTCATCCATCAGAATTTGCACCTGCGCCATGAGCGGCACTTTGGCTGTCTGGCCGGGGGCGTTTGTTGCGCTGGCATATACCCGTTTGGGGCGGTCGCCCAGCACGCTGCTGATAAAGTCAAACCAGTGAATGCCGAAGTCATACAGGATCAGGTCTTCGATGGTCTCGAAACTTGTGCCCGCAATCCAGCCGTGGTTCCAGTGGATCGCGACATGGCAGCTTTGCACATCGCCCACCAGCCCGGCCTGCACGGCTTCTCGCATCCAGGCCAGATGCGGCGCCCAGCGGCCATTTTGGTTGATCGCCAGCCTGACACCGTTTGCGGCGGCCAGTTGCACCAGCCTTTCGCCTTCGTCCAGGTCCAGCACGAAAGGTTTTTGCGACAGAACATGTTTGCCCGCCTTCAGCGCGGCCTCGATCAGCGCCAGCCGCTGGCTGGGATGCGGGGTGATGTCGACCACGTCGATGCCCGGGTCATCCAATATGCGCTGCATGTCATCGGTGACCAGCGCATCCGGGAAAAACGCGGCGGCTTTGGCGGCGGCTTTGGCAATTGTGCGATTGCAGATCGCCGCCACTTCCCAGCCGGCGCTGCGATAGGCATCCAGATGGGCGGGCACAATTCCACCCGCGCCGATAACCCCGATTTTCGGGCGATAGCTGCGCGGCATGGGCGGCTGATAGGGCAGGGCGGGCGCGGCAATATCCACCAGCGGCCCGGTGGCCAGCGCATAGGTTTCGCTGTCAGGCTCGCTCATGGCAGAAGGGCCAGCGTGCGCTTTTCGGCCGCCGATTTGGCGGCCGTATCAACAATGCGCTGCGCGGTCAGGCACAGTTCGGGTTCCAGCGGGCCGGTTATGGGCGCGCCGCTTTTTAGGCAGGCAAGCATATATTCAATACCGTTGCGCCGCCCCACGGGCAGCGGGTCTACCGGCATGGGTGTAACATTCGGCGTGGCGCGTGTTTGCACCGTTATCCGGTCCGAATAATCCTCGCTGGCAATCGTGCCATCCGCGCCGACAAACACAAACCCGCATTTGGGTTGAGGCTGCTGCATCCACGGGTCGGTGAAGGTGCCCCAGCGGGTTTCCATTTTCGACAGGCCACGCGCATAACGGCAGACGGTTATGGAGTGCTGATCAACCTCGATGCCCGGAATTTCATCCACGACGCAGGTCACTTCCAGCGGTGCCTCGCCATTCATATACCATGTGCCAAGGGTTGCGCCGTAGCCAAGATAGTCAAGCAGGCTGCCCCCGCCAGCCGCTTTCTTATACCACCAGCTATCGGGCTTTTGGCGCTCTACCTCCTCTGGCGTCACCTCGACCTTATCGGCCAGATGGTAAAGCGGGCCACGGTTGCCGCCGTAAAACCGCACCTCCAGCAAATCTCCGATCAACCCTTCATCGATCAGCCGTTTGGCGGTGACATGGCTTTCAACCCAGGCCAGCGGCCAGTTGATTGCCATGCGCTTGCCGGTTGGTGCCATCGCGGCCATCATCCGGCGGGCATCGGCCACGCTGGCGGCAAAGGGTTTTTCAACGAAGACATGCACACCGTAAGCCGCAAGCCGTTCGGTATAGCTGGCATGGTCGCCCGTGGCGGCGCACAGGATTGCAAGATCGGCCTTGCTGGCCTTCATACAGGCATCAAAATCGGTAAAAAGCCGGTCATCGGCAATGTTGAAGGGCGCGGCGACGCGCTTCATCTTGGCAAGGTCCGCATCGAACAACCCGACGATTTCGGCATCGGGGTGGTTGTGGGCCATGCGCAGCAAATCGCCCATATGCATATGGTCAAAGCTAATGCCCACGATGCGCCATTTCGCCATGTTCAAACTCCTATCGCTGGTTGGTCAGCCGAATATAGATGGTGGTCACGGCCAGAATGATCAGGCCGAACAATATGCGCCGCGCGCCTTCGGGCATTTGCAGCAGGGTCAGCAATGTGCCCAGCACGGTCAGGATGAGCGCGCCCACCACCGTGCCGGAATAGCCCCCGCGCCCGCCGAAGATAGACGTGCCGCCGATGACCGCCGCCGCCACCGAGGGCAGCAGCAACGGGTTGACAAGCGACAGCGACGGCGCCTTGATCAGCCCGACATATAGCAGGCCGGTCACACCGGCGATCAGCCCGGACAGCGCGTAAAGCGCCAGATAGACCTGCCATGATCGCACGCCAGAAATTTTCGAGGCCGTCTCATTCGAGCCAAGCGCATAAAGCAGGCGGCCAAACCCGGTGCGCCGCTGGCCCCAGATAAGGAGTGCGGCGAAGGGCACGAACAGCAGCAGCGCGTTGGGCAAACCCCATGTGCGCCCGGTGCCAAGCCATGCAAGACTGTCGGGCACAACCGAGCCTGTGGCGATGACAAAGCGTTGGTAGACCTGCAAACAGCCCGTGCCGATAAGGCCCGTGCCAAGTGTCATGATCAGCGGATGCACCCGGCAGATGGCCACGCCGAACCCGTTGACCAGCCCGATCAGGATCGCCGGAAGCAACCCGATGAGAATGGCCAGAGGCACACCGACCACCGGCACCTGCGTGGCCATGACAAAGGCGCTGATCGTGGCCGCAACGGCAGCCGAAAGGTCGATGCCGCCGGTGAGCATGGTCATGGTCTGGCAGGCGGCGAGCATGGCCAGCGGAATGGCAAATTTGATGGTGTTGCCGATCCAGCGTTCATTCACGATGCCGGGGCGCATGAATTCCAGCACGCCAACCAGCAGAACCAGCAGAATGATCAGCGGGATGATCGGATTATCGGCCAGAAACCGGCCCAGCCGTTTCAGGCTGCTTGTCTGGTTTGCCACGCTCATATCCGCCGCCTCCGAGATGCAAGAACCGCGCCGAGCATGACAACCACAACCATGATCGAGCCTTCAACAATGGTGGTTACATTCGGGTCTACCGATAATAGCGTCAGATCCATGCGCACCAGCCGCAGAATGAAAACCGCGATGATCGGCCCCAGCAGCGCGCCGCGCCCGCCGCCAAGCACCACGCCGCCCAGCACAACCGCGGCTACGCTGGCCATCAGATAGGGGCCGGGGATAGGCTCGCCATTGCCGGTACTCATGGTCAGGGCAAGCCCGCCCATTGCCGCGAACAGCCCGCAAATGGCATAGGCGGCAATGCGTGTCCAGCCAATGGCAATACCCGAACGATAGGCGGCCAGCTCATCGCTGCCAATGGCATAGATCGACAGGCCAAGCCTGGAGCGGCGCAAAGGCAACCAGATGATCGCCAGACACAGGGCCAGCAGCACAAAGGATTTTGGCACCCAATCGGCGCCAAGGCTGCCAACGATAAGATTGCGCAGCCAGGGGGATGCCGCGCCGCCGGGCGCCTTGAGGATCAGCAGCGCCACGCCCTCCCACACGAAAAGCATGGCCAGTGTCACCACGATATCCGGCACGCGTGTGGCCACGATCAGCGCGCCGTTTATTGCGCCCATGATCACGCCGAGCAACAGCACAAAGCCGACCACCGCAACCGATGCGCCACCGCTTGCGCCCTCCATCAGCACAGCGGCGGTAACGCCGGCCACCGCCATCATCGAGGCGACCGAAAGATCAATGCCGCCGGCAATGACCACCACCGCCATTGCCGCCGTGGCAAAGGCAAAGGGCAGGGTGGCGCGGGTGAGTGTTTCAAGCCCCGATGCGCCGAAATCGGGCTGGATGACGCGGGTGAACGCCAAAAGCGCGACCAGCAGCGCCAGCAAGCCCAAGGTCCAGCCGTGTTTGGAAGCAAACCTGTTCATGCGGCACCTGCCGTCTGGCGGGGCAGGCCATAGGCTGCGCGCATGAGTGTCGGCTCGTCGGCTTCGGCGGCCTCGATGACATCGACCACCCTGCCGCCAAAAATCACCACGGCGCGGTCACAGGCGGCGGGTACTTCGGCCAGTTCGGATGTATAGTAAAGCACAGCGGCCCCCTGTTCAGCCAATTCGCGCACCAGCAGATAGATCTGCCGTTTCGTGCGCACATCAATGCCGCGGGTCGGGTCGAACAACAACAGGGTTTCAACGCCCTTGGCGATCCAGCGGCCAATGGTCACTTTTTGCTGGTTGCCACCGGAAAGCCGCTGCACCTCGCCCTGGGCGCGGGTATCTATCTGCAACCGCTCGATGGCGTTTTTGACCTTGGCCGCTTCGCTTCGCATCGGGATTGGCCCCCATTTGCGCGGGCGGGCCAGCAGCGGCACGGCAATGTTTTCATGCACCGAGCGTTGCATCAGCAGACCATG
This genomic window contains:
- a CDS encoding Gfo/Idh/MocA family protein; the protein is MSEPDSETYALATGPLVDIAAPALPYQPPMPRSYRPKIGVIGAGGIVPAHLDAYRSAGWEVAAICNRTIAKAAAKAAAFFPDALVTDDMQRILDDPGIDVVDITPHPSQRLALIEAALKAGKHVLSQKPFVLDLDEGERLVQLAAANGVRLAINQNGRWAPHLAWMREAVQAGLVGDVQSCHVAIHWNHGWIAGTSFETIEDLILYDFGIHWFDFISSVLGDRPKRVYASATNAPGQTAKVPLMAQVQILMDEGQASLTLDGGTPFGPRDTTYIAGTKGSLCSDGPDLGQQQVRLTTAQGQARPDLQGTWFNDGFRGAMGALLVAIEDGTEPANGAQDNLRSLALAFAAIGSRQTGRVVDVGAMRRITV
- a CDS encoding Gfo/Idh/MocA family protein; protein product: MLRVLIVGVGNMGLSHAFAHHADPRAQIVGIVNRSARALPDALAGYPMFRSFEDGMTSRPDLVVIATYSDAHAPQAIAAMEAGAHVFVEKPLAPNVADAQAVVDKAHETGRKLIVGYILRHHPSWIRLIAESRALGGPFVFRMNLNQQSHGAEWAVHKQLMQSTSPIVDCGVHYVDVMCQIARSPAVSVQGIGLRLSDEIPADMYNYGQLQLRFEDGSVGWYEAGWGPMMSETAFFVKDVISPRGAVSITDADKASSADVGGHTRVGGLLVHRAEGDRLITLPDEPDHQALCDAEQAAVINAILSDADLSQQMQDAVESLRICIAADESIRTGQPVLL
- a CDS encoding ABC transporter permease yields the protein MSVANQTSSLKRLGRFLADNPIIPLIILLVLLVGVLEFMRPGIVNERWIGNTIKFAIPLAMLAACQTMTMLTGGIDLSAAVAATISAFVMATQVPVVGVPLAILIGLLPAILIGLVNGFGVAICRVHPLIMTLGTGLIGTGCLQVYQRFVIATGSVVPDSLAWLGTGRTWGLPNALLLFVPFAALLIWGQRRTGFGRLLYALGSNETASKISGVRSWQVYLALYALSGLIAGVTGLLYVGLIKAPSLSLVNPLLLPSVAAAVIGGTSIFGGRGGYSGTVVGALILTVLGTLLTLLQMPEGARRILFGLIILAVTTIYIRLTNQR
- a CDS encoding Gfo/Idh/MocA family protein, encoding MAKWRIVGISFDHMHMGDLLRMAHNHPDAEIVGLFDADLAKMKRVAAPFNIADDRLFTDFDACMKASKADLAILCAATGDHASYTERLAAYGVHVFVEKPFAASVADARRMMAAMAPTGKRMAINWPLAWVESHVTAKRLIDEGLIGDLLEVRFYGGNRGPLYHLADKVEVTPEEVERQKPDSWWYKKAAGGGSLLDYLGYGATLGTWYMNGEAPLEVTCVVDEIPGIEVDQHSITVCRYARGLSKMETRWGTFTDPWMQQPQPKCGFVFVGADGTIASEDYSDRITVQTRATPNVTPMPVDPLPVGRRNGIEYMLACLKSGAPITGPLEPELCLTAQRIVDTAAKSAAEKRTLALLP
- a CDS encoding ABC transporter permease translates to MNRFASKHGWTLGLLALLVALLAFTRVIQPDFGASGLETLTRATLPFAFATAAMAVVVIAGGIDLSVASMMAVAGVTAAVLMEGASGGASVAVVGFVLLLGVIMGAINGALIVATRVPDIVVTLAMLFVWEGVALLILKAPGGAASPWLRNLIVGSLGADWVPKSFVLLALCLAIIWLPLRRSRLGLSIYAIGSDELAAYRSGIAIGWTRIAAYAICGLFAAMGGLALTMSTGNGEPIPGPYLMASVAAVVLGGVVLGGGRGALLGPIIAVFILRLVRMDLTLLSVDPNVTTIVEGSIMVVVVMLGAVLASRRRRI